The proteins below come from a single Lepidochelys kempii isolate rLepKem1 chromosome 20, rLepKem1.hap2, whole genome shotgun sequence genomic window:
- the S1PR5 gene encoding sphingosine 1-phosphate receptor 5 translates to MGATGMELITAESPARLVRLYREYHNSELISLHYNYTGKLQASSKYKGGLKADAVAFLAICALIVLENLVVLLAIWRNKKFHSPMFYLLGNLTLSDLLAGLAYAANIAMSGASTLQLTPLLWFLREGGVFITLAASVFSLLAIAAERHITMSRMRLHHSDKKGRMFLLVGATWATSVLLGALPIMGWNCLDSLADCSTVLPLFSKSYILFCITVFLAILASITVLYARVFRMVKGHSPRLGSLRKGMPKRSQKYMALLKTVTIVVGTFVACWLPLFLLLLLDVWCKAQACGVLYKADYFLGLAMINSLLNPIIYTLTSKDMRRAILKLLCCLLVGPAEDGPAQRFGIPILECSTSKSERSSHRPEGLETSLSTGNGTPTPVKVLVPSAGD, encoded by the coding sequence ATGGGAGCCACCGGCATGGAGCTGATCACGGCGGAGTCCCCGGCCCGGCTGGTCCGGCTCTACCGTGAGTATCACAACAGCGAGCTGATCTCGCTGCATTACAACTACACGGGGAAGCTGCAGGCCAGCAGCAAGTACAAGGGCGGCCTGAAGGCCGATGCGGTGGCGTTCCTGGCCATCTGCGCCCTCATCGTGCTGGAGAACCTGGTGGTGCTGCTGGCCATCTGGAGGAACAAGAAGTTCCACTCACCCATGTTCTACCTGTTGGGCAACCTGACCCTGTCGGACCTGCTGGCCGGCCTGGCCTACGCCGCCAATATCGCCATGTCGGGTGCCAGCACCCTCCAGCTCACCCCGCTGCTGTGGTTCCTCCGGGAGGGGGGCGTCTTCATCACGCTGGCCGCCTCCGTCTTCAGCCTGCTGGCCATCGCCGCCGAGCGGCACATCACCATGAGCCGCATGAGGCTGCACCACAGCGACAAGAAGGGCCGCATGTTCCTGCTGGTGGGGGCCACCTGGGCGACTTCGGTGCTGCTGGGGGCGCTGCCCATCATGGGCTGGAACTGCCTGGACAGCCTGGCTGACTGCTCCACCGTCCTGCCGCTCTTCTCCAAGAGCTACATCCTCTTCTGCATCACCGTCTTCCTGGCCATCCTGGCGTCCATCACGGTGCTCTACGCCCGCGTCTTCCGCATGGTCAAGGGCCACAGCCCGCGGCTGGGCAGCCTGCGCAAAGGGATGCCGAAGCGCTCGCAGAAGTACATGGCCCTGCTCAAGACGGTCACCATCGTGGTGGGGACTTTTGTGGCCTGCTGGCTGcccctcttcctgctgctgctgctggacgtGTGGTGCAAGGCTCAGGCCTGCGGCGTGCTCTACAAGGCCGACTACTTCCTCGGCTTGGCCATGATCAACTCCCTCCTCAACCCCATCATCTACACGCTGACCAGCAAGGACATGCGCCGGGCCATCCTCAAGCTGCTCTGCTGCCTGCTGGTGGGACCAGCCGAGGACGGCCCGGCCCAGCGCTTCGGGATCCCCATCCTGGAGTGCAGCaccagcaagtcagagcgctcgTCCCACCGGCCTGAGGGGCTCGAGACCAGCCTGTCCACGGGCAACGGGACGCCCACCCCCGTCAAGGTGCTGGTGCCCAGTGCCGGGGactga